The genomic DNA GCCGGGAGGCGGCCGGGCGGGCCGGTCCCGGCGTCCCTCACCCGGTGATCTCCTGCGCGTGCCGTACGACGAACTCCGCGTCCACCTCTACGCCCAGCCCCGGCCCGGCGGGCAACGGGATGCCGGTGTCCGGGCCGCCGGTGAGCGGGGTGCGCAGGATGCGGCTCGCGACCTGCCAGGTGGTGGGCTGGTACTCGAAGTACGGCATGGCGGCGACCGCGGCGGCGAAGTGCAGCCCCGCGGCGGTGGCGACGCCGAGGCCCGTGGAGTGGTGCGGGGCGACCGGGACGTGGTGGGCGGCGGCCAGCTCGGCGATCGCCAGCGCTTCGGTCAGGCCCGTGCGCCCGGCGTCGGGCTGGGCCAGGGCCAGGGCGCGGCGGCCGAGCCAGTGGGCGAACTCGTAGCGGTTGCGCAGGGCTTCGCCGACCGCGACCGGGAGGTCGAGGCGGCGCTGCAGGTCGCGGTGGCCCTCGACGTCCTCGGGGGCCAGCGGCGCCTCCAGGAACAGCACCCGGCGGCGCCGCTGCAACTCCCGGCCGAGGCGGGCGGCTTCCGCGGGCCCGTACGCCCAGTGCGCGTCGACGGCGACGTGCAGCCGCTCGTCGGCGGTGAGGACGGCGTCGACGGTGGCGAGGTCGGGCTCGACGCCGCGGCCGAGGTGCAGCTTGATCCGGTACGCGCCGCGCCCGGCCCACTCGGCGGCGAGCTTCGCGCGCTCGGCGTCGGTGTCGCGGGGCAGCCCGGAGACGTAGGCGGGCTGGACGGTGCGGAAGGCGCCGCCCAGCAGCTCCGCGACGGGCAGGCCGGCGCGGCGTCCGGCGAGGTCCCACAGGGCGATGTCGACGGCGGCGAGGGCGTCGGCCTGATGGCCCGTCAGGTGGCCGCGCTCGCGCATCAGGTCGCGCAGCCGGTGCCAGGCGGGGCGTACGGCGCCGGCGGGGGTGCCGAGCAGCGCGGGGCGCAGCAGCGTGGCGACGGCCTGGCCCGGGACCTCGGGGCCGACCGGCGCGAGCGCCTCGCCCCAGCCCTCGGCGCCGTCGTCGGCGACGACGCGGACGAGCAGGGTCTCGAAGCGGGCGGAGTAGAGGCTGCGCCAGGGCTCGCGCACCACGTACCCGCGGTCCTCGGTGAGGTCGCTGCCGTCGTCGAGCCGGCCCAGATACGCCTCGTGGTGCGGCAACTTGAGCGCGTAGACGCGCACATCGGCGATGCGGGCCATGCTCACCATCCCTGCTTCGGCAACGGGCTCAGGCGATGGCAGATTCCCACATCATGCAAGCGATATGCAAGAAGTGCATTGGACTTTACGGAAAGGAAAAGGGGACCCGGTGAGCGGCAACACCCCTGAGCCGCCCACCGGGTGATCGTGGGCCCGGCGCCGCGCGTCAGGCGGCCCGTACCAGCCCCATGTACTTCGTCCAGTTCCAGTTGGGGCCGGGGTCGGTATGGGTGGCGCCGGGGACCTCGTTGTGGCCGATGATGTGGTCGCGGGTGCGCGGGATGCCGTAGCGGGTGCAGATCGCGGCGGTCAGTTGCGCCGACCGCCGGTACATCACGTCCGTGAACCAGGCGGGTTTGTCCACCCAGCCCTCGTGCTCGATGCCGATGCTGCGGGTGTTGTAGTTCCAGTTGCCGGCGTGCCAGGCGATGTCCTTCTCCCGGACGAGCTGGGCGATGTAGCCGTCGGCCGAGGCGATGAGGTAGTGCGAGGAGACGTCGCGGCTGGGGTTCTGGAAGATGTCCACGGCGTCCTGGAAGTACTCCTGGGTCACGTGCACGACCACGAAGTCCAGCGGGTACGCGGTCGGGCGGCTGGAGACCGTGTAGTTGGACCCGTCCGCCGGTATCCAGTGCGTCGGGGGGTACTGCGCCGCCTGCGCGGGGGTGGCGGCGAGGCCGCCGAGGCCGGCCGCGGCGGCGGTGGCGGCGGCGCCCTGGATGAGCCGCCTGCGGGGGAGGTTCGCGAAGTCCATGGGGCTCCTGACAGCGGAGGGACATTTGCGCGTACATGACAGTCCGGAATCCATCATGAGGACACGTCAGGCCCGCTGCCAAGACATGGCCGGATATGCCAATGGGCGCACCAAAGGCGGTGGTCGGGGCCGGCGGTACGGGGGAGGCGCCCGGTGCGCGCGGGTCAGCCGGCGACGACCGTGCCCGGCGCCTCCATGACGGCGTCGACCTCGCTCAGCGCGGCTCCGAGCAGCGGCCCCTCGGCGCCGAGCGCCGAGACGGTCAGCCGTACGGTACGGGCCGGGTCGGCGAGCCGGCGGCCCAGCTCGCGTTCGACCGCGGGCACCACCCAGGGTCCGAGTCCTGCGAGCGCGCCGCCCAGCACGACGGTCTCCGGGTCGAGGAGGTTCACGGCGCCGGCGAGCGCGATGCCCAGCGCGCCGCCCGCCTCGCGCAGTGCCGTCCGGACCAGGGCGTCCCCGTCGGCGGCGCGGGCGGCGAGCATGGCGATCCGCGCGCCGGGGCCCGGGTGTTCGGCGCGGGCCCGCGCCGGGTCGATGCCGGAGGCGCGCAGTACGGCCTCCTCGCCGGCGTACTGCTCCAGGCACCCGCGCCCGCCGCAGGCGCACGGGCGGCCCTGGGGGCGTACGGGCACATGGCCCAGTTCCCCGGCGAACCCGTGTGCCCCGCGCAGCAGTTCGCCGTCCATGACGACGGCGGCGCCGATGCCGATCTCGGCGGAGACGAAGAGGAAGTTCCGCCCGGGCCCTGGGGAGCGGCCGTCTCCGGCCGGGAGTTCGGCGGCGGGCTGCTCCACCGGGCCGGGCTCCCCGTCCGCGCCGGTGCCGGGCGGCTCCGCTGCGGTGCGCTCCAGGCGCTGCTCCGCCAGCGCGCCGAGGTTGGCCTCGTTGCCGACGCGGGCGGGCGGGGCGGCCGGGAGAAGGGGGCCGAGGCCGACGCCCTGCCAGCCGAGGTTGGGGGCCCGTACGACGGTCGACTCGTCGCGCGCGATCAGGCCGGGGACGGCGACCGTCAGCCCGGTCGGCGTCAGGCCCTCGCCCCGTACCTCCGCCACGACCTCCTCGATCAGCCCGGCGAGCCGCGCCAGCACCGGTCCCGGCGCGTGGTCGCGGTTCGCGGCGTCGGCGGCGACCCGGGCCCGTACCCGGCCGCGCAGGTCCACCGCGCAGACCGCGAGGTGGTCCACGCCGATCTCGGCGCCGAGGCCGCACGGCCCGCGGTCGTTGAGCGCCAGCGCGCTGCCGGGCCTGCCCACCGTGCCCGGTCGGCCGGGACCCAGCTCCACCAGCAGCCCCGCCCGCAGCAGCTCGTCCACGACGGCCGCGACCCCCGCCCGCGTCATCCCGATCCGCGCCGCGACGGCCGCGCGCGACAGCGGGCCCCCGGCGGCCACGGCGCGCAGGGCCAGGGACAGGTTCCGCTGCCGCAGCGCCTGCTGCGTGCGGGGAGAGGGCGCCGACACGGGCGACTCCTTCTGGCGGTGAACGGGCGGTGGACGGCGGTGATGACTGTCACGTCGGGCTCGGGCACGACGACCCTACGGCCTGTCGGTGCGGTAACGGAGCATGTCCGACAGGCCCGAAACCATTACTTGCGCGGACTGCGCAGAAAATCT from Streptomyces sp. CMB-StM0423 includes the following:
- a CDS encoding mandelate racemase/muconate lactonizing enzyme family protein codes for the protein MARIADVRVYALKLPHHEAYLGRLDDGSDLTEDRGYVVREPWRSLYSARFETLLVRVVADDGAEGWGEALAPVGPEVPGQAVATLLRPALLGTPAGAVRPAWHRLRDLMRERGHLTGHQADALAAVDIALWDLAGRRAGLPVAELLGGAFRTVQPAYVSGLPRDTDAERAKLAAEWAGRGAYRIKLHLGRGVEPDLATVDAVLTADERLHVAVDAHWAYGPAEAARLGRELQRRRRVLFLEAPLAPEDVEGHRDLQRRLDLPVAVGEALRNRYEFAHWLGRRALALAQPDAGRTGLTEALAIAELAAAHHVPVAPHHSTGLGVATAAGLHFAAAVAAMPYFEYQPTTWQVASRILRTPLTGGPDTGIPLPAGPGLGVEVDAEFVVRHAQEITG
- a CDS encoding N-acetylmuramoyl-L-alanine amidase, with the translated sequence MDFANLPRRRLIQGAAATAAAAGLGGLAATPAQAAQYPPTHWIPADGSNYTVSSRPTAYPLDFVVVHVTQEYFQDAVDIFQNPSRDVSSHYLIASADGYIAQLVREKDIAWHAGNWNYNTRSIGIEHEGWVDKPAWFTDVMYRRSAQLTAAICTRYGIPRTRDHIIGHNEVPGATHTDPGPNWNWTKYMGLVRAA
- a CDS encoding ROK family transcriptional regulator; this encodes MSAPSPRTQQALRQRNLSLALRAVAAGGPLSRAAVAARIGMTRAGVAAVVDELLRAGLLVELGPGRPGTVGRPGSALALNDRGPCGLGAEIGVDHLAVCAVDLRGRVRARVAADAANRDHAPGPVLARLAGLIEEVVAEVRGEGLTPTGLTVAVPGLIARDESTVVRAPNLGWQGVGLGPLLPAAPPARVGNEANLGALAEQRLERTAAEPPGTGADGEPGPVEQPAAELPAGDGRSPGPGRNFLFVSAEIGIGAAVVMDGELLRGAHGFAGELGHVPVRPQGRPCACGGRGCLEQYAGEEAVLRASGIDPARARAEHPGPGARIAMLAARAADGDALVRTALREAGGALGIALAGAVNLLDPETVVLGGALAGLGPWVVPAVERELGRRLADPARTVRLTVSALGAEGPLLGAALSEVDAVMEAPGTVVAG